The genomic stretch AGCAGCATAGCCTGGGGCTTGTTTTTCTTGCAACTGTTGGTTATACTTTTCTTTTGCACCTAAAATCGAGATCCAAAAGCGAGACGTAGCGATGTAGGGTTCGTGACTATACTGTTCAAAGAACAACCATTGCATCACTTGAGCAGTTTTTAAGCGATCGCTCGGTAAAAAATCAGTTCCTACACTCAAATAATATAAAATTGCATTTGACTCGGCTAAAAACTTACCCGATTCAATTTCCAAAACCGGAACCCGTCCATTCGGATTTTTGCTTAGAAATTCTGGTGTGCGACTTTCACCTGTTAAAATATTAACCTCAACTAACTCAAAATCAACCTCTAGTTGATGCAATAACAAACGCACTTTATAACAATTTCCCGAAGGTAAAAAATCGTAGAGTCGCAGCATTAGCAATTATCAGTTACCAGTTATCAGTTGTCAGTTACCAGTTTATTCTCCAATTCCCAATCCCCAATCCCCAATCACCAATCCCCAATCACCAATCCCCAATCCCCAATCCCCAATCACCAATCACCAATCACCAATCCCCAATCCCCAATCACCAATCCCCAATACCTAATCATCACGTTCGATATGATGAACGCGACGAGTTCTAATTTGAGGAGGTAAAGCTTCACTCGCACGTTGATAATTGTAGGGATAATCAAAATTAACAGGCTGAATCACATGAGTAGTACGAGGAGAAGAACGACGCTGAGGTTGTGCTAGCAAAGCGATAATCCCGACAATCACAATACTACCACCAATTACCAAAGCCAAAACAATCCCTCCTACCGCCCAGATTACACCCGCTTGGAGACTCATTTCATTTGTTTGTTCTCCTGTAGCTGATAGCGGCTGATTTTGTTGTTCTTCAAGTTGTAGAAGTAATTGTTCAGTTTCGCCTTTTTGCTGTTCTAATTGCAATTTAAGCTGTTCAGTTTGCTGTTTTTGCAATTCTAACTGTTGTTGCAGTTCTTGGTTAAGCGTGATTTGTTCGTTTAATTGTTGATTGAAACGAGGATCTAAATTACCTTGTTGAGGAGAGGGATAACCAGGAACTGGAACTGGTGCGGGGGGATCGGTCAGATAAGGATTATTATTACCATAAGGAGCAGTATTAGCATACTGATTTTGGGGAACATAGGGAGCATTGGGCTGATTGAAATTCAATCCGCCATTAGCAAAAATGATAGCACCTACTCCTGCGATCGCACACCCAGCAACAAATGCCGTAGTATCACTCATTGTTTCTCCTCTAGTTAACTGCGGCAATCGCGACTACTCTCTACTCAACTTTCGCGCCACTCGCCTCGGTTTTACATCCTATACCAAATTTTCCAATTTGACACAAGTTGCTTAGATTTTATGGCAATTTGCTCGCCAATGACTGACTGCTTTTTACCAAACTAATAAATTCACCCCGATATCCTTGTAAATCAACTCCTTTCGACTCATTCGCTAATTCCAAGACTTGCGCCAAATTTGCCTCTCCTTTATACTCAGAATCTCTTAAAATCATCCCATAAGCAGCTACAGCAGCCGCAAAGCGAAAATCATTGGAAGTAGCTGAGAGAGGAACTTCTTTGTCAACCAAAGAGTTAACTATTAATTGGGAAGTAGAAGCATCTGGTTGTTTATAACGCAATCTAACTTGTAAAAGTTCCTCACTATTCGCTGGAAATTGGCTAGCTGATGACTCATTCACTGCGGGTAAATTCACCTCACTTTTTACACCTACCGGAATAACTTCGTAAAGTGCCGTAACTGAATGTCCTGCGCCTAATTCTCCTGCATCTTTGGTATCATCGTCAAAATCTCGATTTTGTAACAAACGGTTTTCGTAACCAATCAAGCGATAAGCTTGGACTTGAGCCGGATTAAACTCAACTTGGATTTTAACATCCTTGGCGATCGTATGTAGCGTTCCCCCAATTTCTGTAACTAACACTTTCTTCGCTTCGAGAATATTATCTATATAAGCATAATTGCCATTACCTTTATCAGCGAGTTTTTCCATCTTCGAGTCTTGTAAATTACCCGTCCCAAAACCAAGTACCGTCAGGAAAACACCTGCTTCTCGTTTCTTTTCGATCAGTTTAACTAATTCCGAATCGCTGGATATCCCCACATTAAAATCGCCATCAGTAGCCAAGATAACCCGATTATTCCCCTCAGCTAGGAAATTCTCTTCCGCAACTTGATAAGCCAGTTCGATACCTTGACCACCCGCAGTCGAACCACCAGCCTCTAAACTCTCAATTGCCGCTAAAATTTTCTCTTTTTGATTCCCTGGAGTTGGAGGTAAAACCAAACCCGCCGCACCAGCATAAACCACAAGCGAAACTCGGTCTTTTTCACTTAACTCATTCACAAGTAAACGAAAACCAGACTTCAATAACGGTAACTTATTTGCATCATTCATCGAACCGGAAACATCTAAGAGAAAAACCAAATTACTTGGTGGTAACTCTTCGGTTGCAATTTGCTTTCCTTGTAAACCAATGCGAACTAACTTATGTTTTGGTTGCCAAGGTGCAGTCGAAACTTCAGTAGTAATCGAAAAAGGATCTTTTCCTGTTGGTT from Oscillatoria salina IIICB1 encodes the following:
- a CDS encoding vWA domain-containing protein; amino-acid sequence: MQITKRYLTFLVIAVTCGRLIIACNGSQGQVELQEAISEAPQPQASKAGNETFSAQQDIAEDTGGESYDSITENNFQAAANQPLSTFAIDVDTAAYTNVRRFLNNGQLPPTDAVRIEELINYFAYEYPQPTGKDPFSITTEVSTAPWQPKHKLVRIGLQGKQIATEELPPSNLVFLLDVSGSMNDANKLPLLKSGFRLLVNELSEKDRVSLVVYAGAAGLVLPPTPGNQKEKILAAIESLEAGGSTAGGQGIELAYQVAEENFLAEGNNRVILATDGDFNVGISSDSELVKLIEKKREAGVFLTVLGFGTGNLQDSKMEKLADKGNGNYAYIDNILEAKKVLVTEIGGTLHTIAKDVKIQVEFNPAQVQAYRLIGYENRLLQNRDFDDDTKDAGELGAGHSVTALYEVIPVGVKSEVNLPAVNESSASQFPANSEELLQVRLRYKQPDASTSQLIVNSLVDKEVPLSATSNDFRFAAAVAAYGMILRDSEYKGEANLAQVLELANESKGVDLQGYRGEFISLVKSSQSLASKLP
- a CDS encoding glutathione S-transferase, with translation MLRLYDFLPSGNCYKVRLLLHQLEVDFELVEVNILTGESRTPEFLSKNPNGRVPVLEIESGKFLAESNAILYYLSVGTDFLPSDRLKTAQVMQWLFFEQYSHEPYIATSRFWISILGAKEKYNQQLQEKQAPGYAA